The following are encoded together in the Strix aluco isolate bStrAlu1 chromosome 13, bStrAlu1.hap1, whole genome shotgun sequence genome:
- the LOC141929195 gene encoding protocadherin alpha-10-like, with protein sequence MGATLLVSAAEAAAESAAGGESKSEGAGRRAVRAGRGAEQVGAGGAGARGQRVRRRSSTRCRCRLRNGGSARAAPPRCGGEPGCERGGAARGGQESRGVRTAAGSRAGPGRVPAAAAAAAMGVCGAPAVRVLVLAAAWALGGGQVRYSVPEEAKAGTVVGRLAQDLGLEAGEAEARRLRLVAQGRRASVEVSGASGALVVSSRLDREELCGKSAPCALRLEVLVERPLRVFHVELEVTDINDNAPLFPAARRNLSIAELSLPGSRFPLEGASDADIGANAQLSYTLSPSEHFSLDLQKTEEDVESLFLVLRKPLDRETVPVHRLVVTASDGGRPSLTGTMELVVSVLDANDNAPQFNQSVYKVKLLENTERGTLVIRVNATDLDEGTNRNISYSLGQFFPQEGRDVFGIDRKSGEIRLRGDLDFENVGLYRLQVDAADQGNPPLSGHCKVVVEVLDVNDNAPEVWVTSLSVPVAEDAPVGTVVALLSVSDRDSGANGRVRCAVWPAAPFGLVATFAGSYSLVLREALDRERVSEYEVEVRAEDGGAPPLRARRGVRVPVSDVNDNAPAFAQAVYTVLARENNAAGAELARLWARDPDEAGNGRVSYSVWEGGGGGAAAGGGWRAASSYVSVDAESGRLWALQPLDYEEVQVLQFEVRAVDAGEPPLCGNATVQLFVVDENDNAPVVAKIRAVDADSGYNAWLRYELWEPRGKGPFRVGLYSGEVSTARALEEADGPRQRLVIVVRDHGEPARSATATLSVSLVEGAEAALAAAGSSSSSSSGLFLLAVVLYGASRWAPRAAVLSGPGPATLVCASEVGSWSYSQRQSRSLCVADGAGKSDLMVFSPNFPPPPGPAAKETQPEPPALLDTALVGAGLIPRGLRAVGAWRGLKGGGGTFASALASSPQPRGSCWGCGIGGCRPVQ encoded by the exons ATGGGTGCGACTCTGCTGGTCTCGGCCGCGGAGGCGGCGGCTG AGAGCGCtgcaggaggagaaagcaagagcGAAGGAGCGGGCAGAAGGGCGGTCAGGGCCgggagaggggctgagcaggtcggggccggcggcgcgggcgcTCGTGGGCAGCGCGTGAGGCGGCGGAGCAGCACACGGTGTCGCTGCAGGCTCAGAAACGGCGGCTCGGCTCGGGCGGCTCCGCCCCGGTGCGGCGGAGAGCCCGGCTGtgagcgcgggggggcggcgcggggcgggcaggagaGCCGGGGCGTGCGGACGGCGGCGGGGAGCCGTGCGGGGCCCGGGcgggtgccggcggcggcggcggcggcggcgatgggCGTGTGCGGGGCGCCCGCGGTGcgggtgctggtgctggcggCGGCCTGGGCGCTGGGCGGCGGGCAGGTGCGCTACTCGGTGCCGGAGGAAGCCAAGGCCGGGACGGTGGTGGGCCGGCTGGCGCAGGACCTGGGCCTGGAGGCGGGCGAGGCGGAGGCGCGGCGGCTGCGGCTGGTGGCGCAGGGCCGGCGGGCGAGCGTGGAGGTGAGCGGGGCGAGCGGGGCGCTGGTGGTGAGCTCgcggctggaccgggaggagctgTGCGGGAAGAGCGCGCCGTGCGCCCTGcgcctggaggtgctggtggagcgGCCGCTGCGCGTCTTCCACGTGGAGCTGGAGGTCACCGACATCAACGACAACGCCCCGCTCTTCCCCGCCGCCCGCAGAAACCTCAGCATCGCGGAACTGTCGCTGCCGGGCTCTCGGTTCCCGCTGGAGGGCGCGTCGGATGCGGATATCGGGGCCAACGCGCAGCTCTCCTACACCCTCAGCCCCAGCGAGCACTTCTCCCTGGATTTACAAAAGACCGAGGAGGACGTTGAGTCCTTATTTCTTGTGCTTAGGAAACCTCTGGACCGCGAGACGGTGCCCGTGCACCGGCTGGTGGTGACGGCGAGTGACGGGGGCCGGCCGTCGCTGACGGGCACGATGGAGCTGGTGGTGTCAGTGCTGGAcgccaacgacaacgcgcccCAGTTCAACCAGTCGGTGTATAAAGTGAAGCTTCTGGAAAATACGGAACGCGGCACTTTAGTGATCAGAGTAAACGCCACGGATTTGGATGAGGGAACGAACAGGAATATCTCGTATTCTCTCGGGCAGTTTTTTCCTCAGGAAGGAAGAGACGTTTTCGGGATCGACAGAAAGAGCGGAGAGATTCGTCTTAGGGGTGACTTGGACTTTGAGAATGTTGGTCTTTATCGTCTGCAAGTGGATGCAGCGGATCAGGGCAACCCCCCGCTGTCGGGTCACTgcaaggtggtggtggaggtgctggacgtgaacgacaacgcgcccgagGTGTGGGTGACGTCGCTGTCGGTGCCGGTGGCGGAGGACGCGCCGGTGGGGACGGTGGTGGCGCTGCTGAGCGTGTCGGACCGGGACTCGGGGGCGAACGGGCGGGTGCGCTGCGCGGTGTGGCCGGCGGCGCCGTTCGGGCTGGTGGCGACGTTCGCGGGCTCGTACTCGCTGGTGCTGCGGGAGGCGCTGGACCGGGAGCGGGTGTCGGAGTACGAGGTGGAGGTGCGGGCGGAGGAcggcggggcgccgccgctgcGCGCCAGGCGCGGGGTGCGGGTGCCGGTgtcggacgtgaacgacaacgcgccggcgTTCGCGCAGGCCGTGTACACGGTGCTGGCGCGGGAGAACaacgcggcgggcgcggagctggcGCGGCTGTGGGCGCGGGACCCGGACGAGGCGGGCAACGGGCGCGTGAGCTACTCGGtgtgggagggcggcggcgggggcgcggcggcgggcggcgggtggCGGGCGGCGTCGAGCTACGTGTCGGTGGACGCGGAGAGCGGGCGGCTGTGGGCGCTGCAGCCGCTGGACTACGAGGAGGTGCAGGTGCTGCAGTTCGAGGTGCGGGCGGTGGACGCGGGGGAGCCGCCGCTGTGCGGCAACGCCACGGTGCAGCTCTTCGTGGTGGAcgagaacgacaacgcgccg GTGGTGGCGAAGATCCGCGCGGTGGACGCGGACTCGGGCTACAACGCGTGGCTGCGCTACGAGCTGTGGGAGCCGCGGGGGAAGGGCCCGTTCCGCGTGGGGCTGTACAGCGGCGAGGTGAGCACGGCGCGGGCGCTGGAGGAGGCGGACGGCCCGCGGCAGAGGCTGGTGATCGTGGTGCGGGACCACGGGGAGCCGGCGCgctcggccacggccacgctgagCGTGTCGCTGGTGGAGGGCGCCGaggcggcgctggcggccgcgGGCTCGTCCTCGTCGTCCTCGTCGGG CCTGTTCCTGCTGGCGGTGGTGCTGTACGGGGCGTCGCGGTGGGCGCCGCGGGCGGCCGTGCTGTCGGGGCCCGGGCCGGCGACGCTGGTGTGCGCCAGCGAAGTGGGGAGCTGGTCGTACTCGCAGCGGCAGAGCCGGAGCCTGTGCGTGGCGGACGGCGCGGGCAAGAGCGACCTGATGGTTTTCAGCCCCaacttcccgccgccgcccggccccgcggcgaaGGAGACGCAGCCGGAGCCGCCCGCTCTGCTGGACACG GCGCTGGTGGGAGCCGGGCTCATCCCGCGGGGCCTGCGGGCGGTGGGTGCGTGGCGGGGGCTGAAGGGTGGTGGTGGCACCTTTGCCTCTGCCCTCGCgtcctccccgcagccccggggctcttGCTGGGGCTGCGGGATTGGGGG TTGTCGTCCCGTTCAGTAA